Proteins encoded in a region of the Catenulispora sp. EB89 genome:
- a CDS encoding GlxA family transcriptional regulator, which yields MAGTRRIVIAVFPDVDLLDVTGPAEVFALANRECGRSAYRVELAGRRVGPVATSAGVRLLTDVAFAEVGGSVDTLIVPGAVNLGAAGPVARVDQDVVAWVAAVAPSARRVASVCVGAHVLAAAGLLDGKTATTHWSTAAQLAAEHPAVRVDPDPIFVRSGKVWTGAGISACMDLALALVAEDLGEDVALGVARQLVVYLRRQGGQSQFSVPLSAPPAGRRDIDELRIYVAEHLDADLSAPALAARMCLSERHFARVFRQETGTTPAAYVEAARVEAARRLLETTDAALDEVAAGSGLGSVETLHRALRRQIGTTPAAYRRRFRVTA from the coding sequence ATGGCCGGAACCCGACGGATCGTGATCGCGGTGTTCCCGGACGTCGACCTGCTCGACGTCACGGGACCGGCCGAGGTGTTCGCGCTGGCGAACCGGGAGTGCGGACGGTCCGCCTACCGGGTCGAGCTCGCCGGGCGCCGAGTCGGGCCGGTCGCCACGTCAGCGGGGGTCCGGTTGCTCACCGATGTGGCGTTCGCCGAGGTCGGCGGGTCCGTCGACACGCTGATCGTCCCGGGCGCCGTGAACCTCGGCGCCGCGGGGCCCGTCGCGCGGGTCGACCAGGACGTGGTGGCATGGGTCGCCGCGGTGGCGCCGTCGGCGCGCCGGGTGGCCTCGGTGTGCGTTGGCGCGCACGTGCTGGCCGCCGCCGGGCTGCTCGACGGCAAGACCGCGACGACGCACTGGTCCACCGCCGCGCAGCTGGCGGCGGAGCATCCGGCGGTGCGGGTGGACCCCGACCCGATCTTCGTGCGGTCCGGAAAAGTGTGGACCGGCGCGGGGATCAGCGCGTGTATGGACCTCGCGCTCGCGCTCGTCGCCGAGGACCTCGGCGAGGACGTGGCGCTCGGGGTGGCCCGGCAGCTGGTGGTCTACCTGCGGCGGCAGGGCGGCCAGAGCCAGTTCTCGGTGCCGCTCAGCGCCCCGCCGGCCGGCCGCCGGGACATCGACGAGCTGCGGATCTACGTCGCCGAGCACCTGGACGCCGACCTGTCGGCCCCGGCACTGGCGGCGCGCATGTGCCTGAGCGAGCGGCACTTCGCCCGCGTCTTCCGCCAGGAGACCGGCACGACGCCGGCCGCCTACGTCGAGGCCGCACGCGTCGAGGCGGCACGCAGGCTGCTGGAGACCACCGACGCGGCGCTGGACGAGGTCGCGGCCGGCAGCGGCCTGGGCTCGGTGGAGACGCTGCACCGCGCGTTGCGGCGGCAGATCGGGACCACCCCGGCGGCCTACCGGCGGCGGTTCCGCGTCACCGCCTGA
- a CDS encoding isochorismatase family protein — protein MSTSPTLRSIIGLDNALPKLADATLVMVDFQNTYRTGVMELDGADAAVAAGARLLRAARAAGAQVVHIVNDGGEGTPYDIRAEIGSIITEVAPIDGEPVVVKTFPNAFHHTDLEKTLRELGAGPELVLAGFMTHMCVTFTAQGAFNLGYRPTVVADATATRSLAGPDGAPQPADMLQAAALTTIGDLFGIVVPNVEVLLKS, from the coding sequence ATGTCTACGTCACCAACACTGCGTTCCATCATCGGACTTGACAATGCCTTGCCGAAGCTCGCCGACGCGACGCTCGTCATGGTCGATTTCCAGAACACCTATCGCACCGGCGTGATGGAGCTCGACGGCGCCGACGCCGCGGTGGCGGCCGGCGCACGGCTGCTGCGCGCGGCGCGAGCAGCGGGAGCGCAGGTCGTGCACATCGTCAACGACGGCGGCGAGGGCACCCCCTATGACATCCGCGCAGAGATCGGCTCGATCATCACAGAGGTGGCACCGATCGACGGCGAGCCGGTGGTGGTGAAGACGTTCCCGAACGCCTTCCACCACACCGACCTGGAGAAGACACTGCGCGAGCTCGGCGCCGGGCCGGAGTTGGTACTCGCCGGCTTCATGACGCACATGTGCGTGACCTTCACCGCCCAGGGCGCCTTCAACCTCGGCTACCGCCCGACGGTGGTCGCCGACGCGACGGCGACCCGGTCGCTCGCCGGGCCGGACGGCGCGCCGCAGCCTGCTGACATGCTGCAGGCCGCGGCGCTGACCACGATCGGAGACCTGTTCGGCATCGTGGTTCCGAACGTGGAGGTGCTACTTAAGAGCTAG
- the ahcY gene encoding adenosylhomocysteinase, which produces MKHHSEEIDGLRFAVADLELAEYGRRQITLAEHEMPGLMALRAEHAAAQPLRGARIAGSLHMTVQTAVLIETLVALGAEVRWVSCNIFSTQDEAAAAVVVGPDGTPDKPTGTSVFAWKGETLEEYWWCTRQLFDFGDGRGPDLLVDDGGDATLLVHLGAEYETAGRVPEPEPGDHEERRQILALLAESLDEDDTRFTRIAAVLRGVSEETTNGVARLYKLAREGRLLFPAINVNDSVTKSKFDNKYGIRHSLPDGLNRATDVMLGGKLAVVCGYGDVGKGAAEALRGQGARVVVTEIDPINALQAAMDGFQVARLDQVVEDAHLFVTATGGTSAIRVEHLARMRHNAIVGNVGHFDTEIDLAGLAAHPGVTKTEVKPQVHQWTFADGHAVLVLSEGRLFNLGNATGHPSFVMSASFANQVLAQIELFTNQDQYTEDVYRLPKHLDEKVARLHLDALGVQLTELSAEQADYLGVPIEGPYKAEHYRY; this is translated from the coding sequence ATGAAGCACCACAGTGAGGAGATCGACGGCCTGCGGTTCGCCGTCGCCGACCTCGAACTGGCCGAGTACGGCCGCCGGCAGATCACACTGGCCGAGCACGAGATGCCCGGCCTGATGGCGTTGCGCGCCGAGCACGCGGCGGCCCAGCCCCTGCGCGGCGCCCGGATCGCCGGCTCCCTGCACATGACCGTGCAGACCGCGGTCCTCATCGAGACCCTCGTGGCGCTCGGCGCCGAGGTCCGATGGGTGTCCTGCAACATCTTCTCCACCCAGGACGAGGCGGCCGCCGCGGTCGTCGTCGGCCCCGACGGCACCCCCGACAAGCCCACCGGCACCTCCGTGTTCGCCTGGAAGGGCGAGACGCTGGAGGAGTACTGGTGGTGCACCCGCCAGCTCTTCGACTTCGGCGACGGCCGGGGCCCGGACCTGCTGGTGGACGACGGCGGCGACGCCACGCTGCTGGTGCACCTCGGCGCCGAGTACGAGACGGCCGGCCGGGTCCCGGAACCGGAGCCGGGCGACCACGAGGAGCGCCGCCAGATCCTGGCGCTGCTGGCCGAGAGCCTCGACGAGGACGACACCCGCTTCACCCGCATCGCCGCCGTGCTGCGCGGGGTGTCGGAGGAGACCACCAACGGCGTCGCGCGCTTGTACAAGCTGGCTCGCGAGGGCCGGCTGCTGTTCCCGGCGATCAACGTCAACGACTCGGTCACCAAGTCGAAGTTCGACAACAAGTACGGCATCCGCCACTCCCTGCCCGACGGCCTGAACCGCGCCACCGACGTCATGCTCGGCGGCAAGCTGGCCGTGGTGTGCGGCTACGGCGACGTCGGCAAGGGCGCGGCCGAGGCGCTGCGCGGCCAGGGCGCGCGCGTCGTGGTGACGGAGATCGACCCCATCAACGCCCTGCAGGCGGCGATGGACGGCTTCCAGGTGGCGCGCCTGGACCAGGTCGTCGAGGACGCGCACCTGTTCGTCACCGCCACCGGCGGTACCAGCGCGATCCGCGTGGAACACCTGGCGCGCATGCGCCACAACGCGATCGTCGGCAACGTCGGGCACTTCGACACCGAGATCGACCTGGCCGGCCTGGCGGCGCATCCGGGCGTGACCAAGACCGAGGTCAAGCCGCAGGTGCACCAGTGGACGTTCGCGGACGGGCACGCGGTGCTCGTGCTCTCCGAGGGCCGGTTGTTCAACCTCGGCAACGCCACCGGCCACCCGAGCTTCGTGATGTCGGCGTCGTTCGCGAACCAGGTGCTGGCCCAGATCGAGCTGTTCACGAATCAGGACCAGTACACGGAGGACGTGTACCGGCTGCCCAAGCACCTGGACGAGAAGGTGGCGCGGCTGCACCTCGACGCCCTCGGGGTGCAGCTGACCGAGCTGTCGGCGGAGCAGGCCGACTACCTGGGCGTGCCGATTGAGGGCCCTTACAAGGCCGAGCACTATCGGTACTGA
- a CDS encoding N-acetyltransferase family protein, whose protein sequence is MSETMRPMTVADLHQILADLPRYWGERDMRAGHHFPLVHEFGPTCMVADSPDGIRGYLMGWVNQDHVGYVHFIATRDDTRGSGLGRRLHEEFARLAAAQGATSLKAITSVANVNSVAFHTAIGFTAEVVDDYAGPGDPKVVFKRQL, encoded by the coding sequence ATGAGCGAGACCATGCGCCCGATGACCGTCGCGGACCTGCACCAGATCCTCGCCGACCTGCCGCGTTACTGGGGCGAGCGCGACATGCGCGCGGGCCACCACTTCCCGCTGGTCCACGAGTTCGGCCCGACCTGCATGGTCGCCGACTCCCCGGACGGCATCCGCGGCTACCTCATGGGCTGGGTGAACCAGGACCACGTCGGCTACGTCCACTTCATCGCCACCCGCGACGACACCCGCGGCTCGGGCCTGGGCCGCCGGCTGCACGAGGAGTTCGCCCGGCTGGCCGCGGCCCAGGGCGCCACCAGCCTGAAGGCGATCACCAGTGTGGCGAACGTCAACAGCGTCGCCTTCCACACCGCCATCGGCTTCACCGCGGAGGTCGTCGACGACTACGCCGGACCGGGCGACCCCAAGGTGGTCTTCAAGCGCCAACTGTGA
- a CDS encoding multicopper oxidase family protein, which yields MLLITVLAILSAATGAVALASSTGTLNAPPPVTDQEQGMVSGALFQDPPDMAMAAGANGGLTVTLDTHDTQFDLAGKTAKGQSYNGSYVAPTISFNPGANVDVRVVNHLPVATNVHFHGLHIDPMSHSDDDFLCIAPGDTYTYHLVIPADHPQGTYWYHSHAMGTMCPGGVTGPINGVAGSSGMAMSGDVENQIFAGLSGALIVGDDRTLLPAAYQHVIAHTFVLKDVQIDANGAIVQNTATSKIDSNAPTVRLVNGQLRPIVGMQPNETQLWRLINAGADIFYRLRLDGYTFTVVGEDGVPVAGATTVDTLLLPPAKRYDVLVTANGTPGTAWLRTTAYSNGPQGDQYPDTTLAQLDVYGDAVNRLPTLTGGVRTAPASLADAKIAQQRTVDLSESPDGLSFFINGKQFDPTTSVFPDPAKLGTVEEWTILNESGEDHPFHLHTSAFQEMSVNGTAVPYTHMQDVVPVPHAVSGVPGKVVIRIPIEDYPGQWMFHCHIGAHEDNGMMSFLNVVR from the coding sequence GTGCTCCTGATCACGGTCCTGGCCATCCTCTCCGCAGCCACCGGCGCGGTCGCGTTGGCGTCCTCGACAGGGACGTTGAACGCGCCGCCGCCGGTGACCGACCAGGAGCAGGGCATGGTGTCCGGCGCGCTGTTCCAGGATCCGCCGGACATGGCGATGGCCGCCGGTGCGAACGGCGGCCTGACCGTCACCCTCGATACCCACGACACCCAGTTCGACCTGGCCGGGAAGACCGCGAAGGGACAGTCCTACAACGGCTCCTACGTGGCGCCGACGATCAGCTTCAATCCCGGCGCGAACGTCGACGTCCGGGTCGTCAACCATCTTCCGGTGGCCACCAATGTGCACTTCCACGGCCTGCACATCGACCCGATGAGCCATTCGGACGACGACTTCCTGTGCATCGCCCCGGGCGACACGTACACGTACCACCTCGTGATCCCTGCCGACCATCCTCAGGGCACGTACTGGTACCACTCGCACGCCATGGGCACGATGTGCCCCGGCGGCGTCACCGGACCGATCAACGGCGTGGCCGGCAGCAGCGGCATGGCCATGTCCGGCGACGTCGAGAACCAGATCTTCGCCGGCCTGTCCGGCGCCCTGATCGTCGGCGACGACAGAACCCTGCTCCCGGCGGCCTATCAGCACGTCATCGCGCACACCTTCGTGCTCAAAGACGTCCAGATCGACGCCAACGGCGCCATCGTCCAGAACACCGCGACCTCGAAGATCGACTCCAACGCCCCGACCGTCCGCCTGGTCAACGGCCAGCTCCGGCCGATCGTCGGCATGCAGCCCAACGAGACCCAGCTGTGGCGCCTGATCAACGCCGGAGCCGACATCTTCTACCGCCTGCGCCTGGACGGCTACACGTTCACCGTGGTCGGCGAGGACGGCGTCCCGGTGGCCGGCGCCACCACCGTGGACACCCTGCTCCTGCCCCCGGCCAAGCGCTACGACGTCCTCGTGACGGCGAACGGCACCCCCGGCACCGCCTGGCTGCGGACCACCGCGTACAGCAACGGTCCGCAAGGAGACCAGTACCCGGACACCACCCTGGCGCAGCTGGACGTCTACGGCGACGCGGTCAACCGCCTCCCGACCCTCACCGGCGGGGTCAGGACCGCTCCGGCGAGCCTGGCCGACGCCAAGATCGCGCAGCAGCGCACCGTCGACCTCAGCGAGAGCCCCGACGGGCTCAGCTTCTTCATCAACGGAAAACAGTTCGACCCGACCACCTCGGTCTTTCCCGACCCGGCCAAGCTGGGGACCGTCGAGGAGTGGACAATCCTCAACGAGAGCGGCGAGGACCATCCGTTCCACCTGCACACCAGCGCGTTCCAGGAGATGTCGGTGAACGGCACGGCCGTGCCCTACACCCACATGCAGGACGTCGTCCCGGTGCCGCACGCGGTGAGCGGGGTCCCGGGCAAGGTCGTGATCCGCATCCCGATCGAGGACTATCCCGGCCAGTGGATGTTCCACTGCCACATCGGCGCCCACGAGGACAACGGCATGATGAGTTTTCTCAACGTGGTGCGCTGA
- a CDS encoding LD-carboxypeptidase: MTLLRPPALRPGDTVAVLCASSPVPSQRHLESGLRAMESVGLRPEVFGTARDTGSRYDYLAGTDAERAADLTRALSDPKYAGVFLACGGYGAQRTLELMDWSRVDASAPKVVVGYSDVTALLEAIAVKVGWVSLFGPMVACSGFWQGPGEYDFKELMKLLYTPSAVRRLTFRGSRALVPGAAEGLTLGGTATLIAANFGTDTSYPVRDGILFLEDVDELPFRLDRIFTQIRRATAYLEGLRGIILGTFTESGNPEHIDRLLAERFGDLGVPVLAGVNIGHNCEMQTYPIGVTARLDADAGTLTFLDQVLAEPHSVRG, translated from the coding sequence ATGACCCTGCTGCGTCCGCCGGCTCTGAGACCCGGCGACACCGTCGCAGTGCTCTGTGCTTCCTCGCCGGTGCCGAGCCAGAGACACCTGGAATCGGGCCTGCGCGCCATGGAATCCGTCGGTCTCAGACCGGAGGTCTTCGGCACCGCGCGCGATACCGGCAGCAGGTACGACTACCTGGCCGGCACCGACGCCGAACGCGCCGCCGACCTCACGCGTGCGCTGAGCGACCCGAAGTACGCCGGCGTGTTCCTCGCGTGCGGCGGTTACGGTGCGCAGCGCACGCTGGAGCTGATGGACTGGAGCCGCGTCGACGCCTCGGCGCCGAAGGTGGTCGTCGGGTACTCCGACGTCACGGCGCTGCTGGAGGCTATAGCGGTCAAGGTGGGATGGGTGTCGTTGTTCGGGCCGATGGTGGCCTGTAGCGGGTTCTGGCAGGGGCCTGGAGAGTATGACTTCAAGGAGCTGATGAAGCTCCTCTATACGCCTTCAGCGGTCAGACGGCTCACGTTTCGGGGCTCGCGTGCGCTGGTCCCCGGCGCCGCCGAGGGCCTGACGCTCGGCGGGACCGCGACGCTGATCGCTGCGAACTTCGGGACCGACACCTCGTACCCGGTCCGGGACGGGATCCTGTTCCTGGAGGACGTGGACGAGCTGCCGTTCCGCCTGGACCGGATATTCACGCAGATCCGCCGGGCCACGGCGTACCTGGAAGGCCTACGCGGGATCATCCTCGGCACCTTCACGGAATCCGGGAATCCGGAGCACATCGACCGGCTGCTGGCCGAGCGGTTCGGGGACCTCGGCGTGCCGGTGCTGGCCGGCGTGAACATCGGGCACAACTGCGAGATGCAGACGTATCCGATCGGCGTGACGGCCCGGCTCGATGCCGACGCCGGGACTCTGACGTTTCTGGATCAGGTGCTGGCCGAGCCGCACAGCGTTCGCGGATAG